In Rhodospirillaceae bacterium, the following are encoded in one genomic region:
- a CDS encoding NAD(P)-binding protein, with translation MAGHIHIIGAGVAGLSCAVSLTERGESVTLYEAAGHAGGRCRSYEDAALGRRIDNGNHLLLSGNSSAMAYLKIIGASDSLTGPETASYPFVDLKSGERWTVRPNKGVLPWWVFCENRRVPGTNAWDYLKALRLALAGKNDTLAKCLGNSGPLFERFWEPLGVAVLNTDANEAAAALLWPVMKEAFGKGEDFCRPRIAREGLSESFVDPALAYLKGHDADVNLNTRVRTITLDNERTTSLDLGDKTVSLDEDDVLVLAVPPAVASSLLPDLTVPLETRAIVNGHFILDAPRSDELSFMGLVGSVSQWLFVRGEVASVTVSAADKLAEQPAEEIAETLWKEVAKALELGDKPLPAHRIVKEKRATFAQTPEDVSRRPGPVTAWSNLFLAGDWTNTGLPATLEGAIRSGRIAANRITQ, from the coding sequence GTGGCTGGCCATATTCATATCATCGGGGCTGGGGTGGCAGGGCTTTCGTGCGCTGTATCCCTCACCGAACGAGGCGAGTCTGTAACGCTGTATGAAGCCGCCGGCCACGCCGGTGGGCGGTGTCGTTCCTATGAAGATGCGGCTCTGGGTCGGCGCATCGACAACGGCAATCACTTGTTGCTGAGTGGTAACAGCTCAGCCATGGCCTACCTGAAAATAATTGGTGCGTCCGATAGCCTGACAGGACCAGAGACGGCAAGCTATCCTTTCGTCGATTTAAAGTCCGGCGAACGCTGGACCGTGCGCCCCAACAAGGGGGTGCTGCCGTGGTGGGTGTTTTGTGAAAACCGCCGGGTGCCAGGAACGAATGCCTGGGATTACCTGAAGGCACTGCGTCTGGCACTTGCCGGCAAGAACGACACACTCGCCAAATGCCTCGGCAACAGCGGCCCGCTGTTCGAGCGGTTTTGGGAACCGTTAGGAGTTGCTGTCCTGAACACCGATGCGAACGAAGCGGCGGCGGCGCTCTTGTGGCCCGTCATGAAAGAAGCTTTTGGCAAAGGCGAAGACTTCTGCCGCCCGCGCATTGCCCGCGAAGGCTTGAGCGAAAGCTTTGTTGACCCTGCCCTCGCCTATTTGAAGGGGCACGACGCGGACGTTAATCTCAACACCCGGGTCCGGACAATCACGTTAGACAACGAACGGACAACATCCTTAGACTTGGGCGACAAAACGGTGAGCTTGGACGAAGATGATGTCTTGGTGCTTGCGGTACCGCCTGCAGTCGCGTCTTCGTTACTGCCCGACCTTACCGTTCCTCTGGAAACCCGGGCGATTGTGAACGGGCATTTTATTTTGGACGCGCCCAGAAGTGACGAGCTCAGTTTCATGGGCCTTGTCGGCAGCGTCAGTCAGTGGCTGTTCGTGCGCGGTGAAGTCGCCTCGGTCACGGTCAGCGCCGCAGATAAGCTGGCCGAACAACCCGCCGAAGAAATTGCCGAGACTCTCTGGAAAGAGGTTGCGAAAGCCCTGGAACTGGGCGATAAGCCCCTTCCGGCGCACCGCATTGTTAAGGAAAAGCGCGCGACTTTTGCGCAAACGCCGGAAGACGTTTCGAGACGACCAGGCCCTGTTACTGCCTGGTCGAATTTGTTTCTGGCAGGAGATTGGACCAACACAGGCCTGCCCGCTACCCTTGAAGGGGCGATTAGGTCGGGCCGAATCGCTGCAAATAGAATCACTCAATAA
- the hpnD gene encoding presqualene diphosphate synthase HpnD, producing MNEIATNTEIETDPAAHAEEVVRRSGSSFFWAMRRLPTEKRQAMYAIYAFCREVDDIADDPGEEETKRFQLGQWRGEVTRIFAESARLPTAKALIQPVERYNLPQQDFHAMIDGMEMDAGNSVRIANMAELELYCDRVACSVGRMSNMVFGIEKELGDKVAFSLGQALQLTNILRDVAEDAERDRLYLPQDLLIAHGIDSTNIDEVLTHPRLSDVCELLAEVAKRRFTESRELLAQCNRVQMRPAIMMMEVYDAIMKQLFVRGWKNIDIPVKLSKVKKLWVAFRYGML from the coding sequence ATGAATGAGATAGCGACAAATACTGAGATCGAGACTGATCCAGCAGCCCATGCAGAAGAAGTCGTGCGCCGATCTGGCTCATCATTCTTCTGGGCGATGCGGCGCTTACCGACGGAAAAGCGTCAGGCGATGTATGCCATCTATGCGTTCTGCCGCGAAGTCGATGACATTGCCGATGATCCGGGCGAGGAAGAAACCAAGCGCTTCCAACTTGGTCAATGGCGCGGTGAAGTCACCCGCATATTCGCCGAAAGTGCCCGCCTCCCCACGGCCAAAGCCTTGATCCAACCCGTGGAACGCTACAACCTGCCGCAGCAAGATTTCCATGCCATGATCGACGGCATGGAGATGGATGCTGGCAACTCTGTGCGCATTGCCAATATGGCTGAGCTGGAACTTTATTGTGACCGGGTCGCGTGCTCGGTTGGGCGCATGTCGAACATGGTTTTCGGTATTGAAAAAGAATTGGGAGACAAGGTCGCCTTCTCCCTCGGTCAAGCACTGCAACTCACGAACATCCTCCGCGATGTTGCCGAAGACGCCGAACGCGACCGGCTGTACCTGCCCCAGGATTTGCTCATCGCCCACGGCATCGACAGCACGAACATTGATGAAGTGCTGACCCATCCGCGCCTGTCGGATGTGTGTGAGCTGTTGGCTGAAGTCGCCAAACGCCGGTTCACGGAATCTCGCGAGCTCTTAGCACAGTGCAACCGCGTTCAAATGCGCCCGGCGATCATGATGATGGAAGTCTATGATGCGATCATGAAACAGTTGTTTGTGCGTGGCTGGAAAAATATCGATATCCCCGTCAAGCTGAGCAAAGTCAAGAAGCTGTGGGTCGCCTTCCGCTACGGCATGTTGTAG
- a CDS encoding glycosyltransferase, protein MIQRLLPFLPFAIWIGLILFRGNFWRSDQITSGEAKDLDSWPNVTAVIPARNEAPSIGATVETLLAQDYPGSLSVVVVDDNSDDGTADVARAAAGDRADKLTVVSGKPLEAGWSGKLWAVSQGIEGATTSDYIWLTDADITHTPGNLRWLVAKAEVEKLDLVSEMVMLRCESFWERLLIPAFIFFFQKLYPFPQVNNPDHAVAAAAGGCVLVKRKALADAGGIAAIKDKLIDDCALAAIIKARGPIWLGLTERAHSLRVYNHLSEIWHMVARTAFVQLDHSVLQLIGTVVGMAIIYLAAPIMAIWSGITGDELLGLAGGGAWLVMAITFLPTLRLYKMNPAWAMALPLAGLIYTAMTVDSARQHWAGRGGAWKGRSYSS, encoded by the coding sequence ATGATACAACGCCTCCTCCCCTTCCTCCCCTTCGCCATCTGGATCGGTCTCATCCTGTTCAGAGGCAACTTTTGGCGCTCGGATCAAATTACGTCCGGAGAAGCCAAAGACTTGGACTCATGGCCCAACGTCACCGCTGTCATACCGGCGCGCAACGAGGCCCCTTCCATCGGGGCGACGGTCGAGACCTTGTTGGCGCAGGATTATCCGGGCTCCCTCTCAGTCGTAGTCGTTGACGACAACAGCGACGATGGCACGGCAGACGTCGCACGTGCCGCCGCAGGAGATCGGGCAGACAAACTCACGGTCGTCAGCGGCAAGCCCTTGGAAGCTGGATGGAGCGGTAAGCTGTGGGCCGTAAGCCAAGGCATCGAAGGCGCCACCACGTCCGACTACATTTGGCTGACCGATGCCGACATCACGCACACGCCGGGAAACCTGCGCTGGCTGGTGGCCAAGGCGGAGGTAGAAAAACTCGATCTGGTTTCCGAAATGGTCATGCTGCGCTGTGAAAGCTTTTGGGAGCGCTTGCTGATCCCGGCCTTTATTTTCTTTTTCCAAAAGCTGTATCCCTTCCCCCAGGTTAACAACCCGGACCATGCTGTCGCCGCAGCCGCCGGCGGTTGTGTATTGGTCAAGCGGAAGGCCTTGGCAGATGCGGGCGGCATTGCCGCGATTAAGGACAAGTTGATCGACGATTGCGCCCTGGCGGCGATCATCAAGGCTCGCGGGCCGATTTGGTTGGGCCTGACCGAACGCGCGCACAGTTTGCGAGTCTATAATCATTTGAGCGAAATCTGGCACATGGTCGCCCGCACCGCGTTCGTGCAGTTGGATCATTCGGTCCTGCAACTGATCGGCACCGTCGTCGGCATGGCAATCATTTATCTGGCGGCACCGATCATGGCGATCTGGAGCGGCATCACGGGAGATGAACTTTTAGGGCTTGCCGGCGGTGGTGCTTGGCTGGTGATGGCGATCACATTTTTGCCAACGCTGAGACTGTATAAAATGAACCCAGCCTGGGCGATGGCGTTGCCGCTGGCCGGGTTGATTTATACAGCCATGACCGTTGATTCCGCTCGCCAACATTGGGCCGGGCGCGGCGGGGCCTGGAAGGGGCGGAGTTATAGTTCTTGA